The following proteins are co-located in the Megalobrama amblycephala isolate DHTTF-2021 linkage group LG12, ASM1881202v1, whole genome shotgun sequence genome:
- the abl2 gene encoding tyrosine-protein kinase ABL2 isoform X3, producing MSLRTLPSSSSFEEERARLTKQSSLQDVDHYCFAEALHRPFGLDSTALTEAVRWSSKENLLGAAESDPNLFVALYDFVASGDNTLSITKGEKLRVLGYNQNGEWSEVRSKNGQGWVPSNYITPVNSLEKHSWYHGPVSRSAAEYLLSSLINGSFLVRESESSPGQLSISLRYEGRVYHYRINTASDGKVYVTAESRFSTLAELVHHHSTVADGLVTTLHYPAPKCNKPTVYGVSPIHDKWEMERTDITMKHKLGGGQYGEVYVGVWKKYNLTVAVKTLKEDTMEVEEFLKEAAVMKEVKHPNLVQLLGVCTLEPPFYIVTEYMPHGNLLDYLRECDREQVNAVVLLYMATQISSAMEYLEKKNFIHRDLAARNCLVGENHVVKVADFGLSRLMTGDTYTAHAGAKFPIKWTAPESLAYNTFSIKSDVWAFGVLLWEIATYGMSPYPGIDLSQVYDLLEKGYRMEQPEGCPPKVYELMRACWQWSPLDRPSFAEIHQAFETMFHDSSISEEVAEELCKTASSGQGGLAHTFGHDMPLLPSKSRGQKKHSENKENMEEAGPHGPAGLAASLFVGDGRSSSSPALPRKQRDKSPSSLLEDSQDTTFTRDRKAGFFSSFMKKKSMSSSSTSSSPQQQQNLPMPPKRSSSFREMETQPHKKYEPTAGFAGPPPLPQTDGLSFSPSHGEGNHVQSRCCGATFGQKPSCSNSGATSGQVGGSSSWGSLAGFFTPRLIKKTLGLRTGKPSGIDEGSGTKPFPRSNSTSSMSAGLPDLERMALTLPRNRSKPPLERTASTTSQPENGAARPSDAILRKLDEGTAQIRDRPKAKLLPRGVAGGVRAPGVGGEADSDSNTRGKDGQDDRQCWSSPSKTSTLGSVNLHNHKVPVLISPTLKHSSADGLVGVDSQGNRFKLLSDSGDRDRPRLVKPKCAPPPPPMLRSLQHAYSADAADEAVSGNMEVNGDGVKRSGREARGTRPSIPPPQVPPAPIVPTSNTTTQTKMANGASSGGPGPTSAKPTLRRTRQQTERIPLEKISKEALLECAECLSSALQGNNELSSSSQVLDVGHQLLDYCSGYVDCIPQTRNKFAFREAVGKLELSLQELRASSAGGGAGLGAPGTSPALDNLHTCIKEISDVVQR from the exons GAGAGAAGCTGCGAGTGTTGGGGTACAATCAGAATGGAGAGTGGAGTGAAGTCCGTTCGAAGAACGGCCAGGGTTGGGTACCCAGTAACTACATCACCCCCGTGAACAGTCTGGAGAAGCACAGCTGGTATCACGGCCCTGTGTCCCGCAGCGCCGCGGAGTACCTGCTCAGCAGCCTGATCAACGGCAGCTTCCTGGTGAGGGAGAGCGAGAGCAGCCCTGGCCAGCTCTCCATCTCGCTTCGCTACGAGGGACGGGTCTATCACTACCGGATCAACACCGCCTCTGACGGAAAG GTCTACGTAACAGCTGAGAGTCGTTTTAGCACGTTAGCTGAGCTGGTTCATCATCATTCGACAGTGGCGGATGGTCTGGTAACGACACTACACTATCCCGCTCCAAAATGCAACAAGCCAACCGTCTACGGTGTCTCTCCCATCCACGACAAGTGGGAGATGGAGCGCACCGACATCACCATGAAGCACAAATTGGGTGGTGGCCAGTACGGAGAGGTGTACGTTGGAGTTTGGAAAAAGTACAACCTCACTGTAGCTGTAAAAACACTAAAG GAGGACACCATGGAAGTTGAGGAGTTTCTGAAGGAGGCTGCAGTCATGAAGGAGGTGAAGCATCCCAATCTAGTACAGTTACTGG GTGTGTGTACACTGGAGCCTCCATTCTACATAGTGACCGAGTACATGCCCCATGGGAACCTGCTGGACTACCTGCGTGAGTGTGACAGGGAGCAGGTGAACGCTGTGGTGCTGCTCTACATGGCCACTCAGATCTCCTCTGCCATGGAGTATCTGGAGAAGAAGAACTTCATCCACAG gGACTTGGCAGCTCGTAATTGTCTGGTTGGAGAGAATCACGTGGTCAAGGTGGCTGATTTCGGACTGAGCCGTCTGATGACAGGCGACACCTACACCGCTCATGCAGGTGCCAAATTCCCCATCAAATGGACAGCACCAGAGAGTCTGGCCTACAACACCTTCTCCATCAAATCagatgtttggg CATTTGGAGTTTTGCTTTGGGAGATTGCGACGTACGGCATGTCTCCGTACCCGGGTATCGACCTGTCTCAGGTGTACGACCTGCTGGAGAAGGGGTATCGTATGGAGCAGCCCGAGGGCTGTCCCCCTAAAGTTTACGAGCTCATGAGAGCCT GTTGGCAGTGGAGTCCACTGGATAGACCCTCATTTGCTGAGATTCACCAGGCCTTTGAAACCATGTTCCATGACTCAAGCATCTCAGAAG AGGTAGCCGAAGAACTGTGTAAAACCGCATCTAGTGGGCAAGGTGGGCTTGCACACACTTTCGGCCACGATATGCCACTCTTGCCATCAAAGTCTCGTGGTCAGAAGAAACACTCTGAGAACAAAGAGAATATGGAGGAGGCAGGACCCCATGGCCCTGCAG GTCTCGCAGCATCCCTTTTTGTTGGTGATGGACGCTCCAGCAGCTCTCCAGCCCTACCACGTAAACAGAGGGATAAGTCTCCCTCTAGCCTGTTGGAGGACTCCCAGGACACCACCTTCACCCGTGACCGCAAAGCTGGCTTCTTCAGTTCTTTCATGAAGAAGAAGTCCATGTCCTCGTCTTCTACTTCGTCCTCACCTCAGCAGCAGCAGAATCTCCCAATGCCACCCAAGAGGAGCAGCTCTTTCCGGGAGATGGAGACCCAGCCTCATAAAAAGTATGAGCCCACGGCTGGGTTTGCAGGCCCTCCTCCTTTGCCCCAAACTGATGGGTTGAGTTTCTCTCCATCTCATGGAGAGGGGAACCATGTGCAGTCCCGCTGTTGCGGGGCCACGTTTGGGCAGAAGCCCTCATGTTCAAACTCTGGAGCAACCTCTGGTCAAGTGGGAGGAAGCAGTAGTTGGGGAAGCCTAGCTGGCTTCTTCACTCCTCGCCTTATCAAAAAGACCCTGGGGTTGCGGACTGGTAAGCCTTCTGGGATAGACGAAGGGAGTGGAACCAAGCCGTTCCCTCGTTCCAATTCAACTTCCTCTATGTCTGCTGGGTTGCCAGACTTGGAGCGCATGGCATTGACATTACCAAGAAACCGTAGCAAACCCCCACTAGAGCGCACAGCTTCCACCACCTCGCAGCCGGAGAACGGGGCAGCACGACCTTCGGATGCAATCCTGAGGAAGCTTGACGAAGGTACGGCTCAGATACGGGATCGTCCCAAAGCCAAACTCTTGCCACGAGGGGTCGcaggtggagttagggcacCAGGCGTAGGGGGAGAGGCAGATTCGGATTCCAATACACGGGGAAAGGATGGCCAAGATGACAGGCAATGCTGGTCGTCTCCATCGAAAACCTCCACTCTTGGTTCAGTCAATCTGCACAACCACAAAGTTCCAGTTCTGATCTCGCCAACTCTAAAGCACAGCTCGGCCGACGGCCTAGTTGGCGTGGACTCTCAGGGCAACCGCTTCAAACTGCTGTCTGACAGTGGAGATCGTGACCGACCACGACTGGTGAAGCCAAAATGTGCACCACCTCCACCGCCCATGCTCCGTTCCCTCCAACATGCCTACAGTGCCGATGCAGCTGATGAAGCAGTCAGTGGGAACATGGAGGTCAATGGAGATGGCGTCAAAAGGTCAGGAAGAGAAGCCAGAGGGACGCGTCCATCAATACCACCACCACAAGTGCCTCCAGCTCCCATAGTCCCTACTAGCAACACCACCACCCAGACTAAGATGGCCAATGGTGCTTCCAGTGGTGGACCTGGCCCTACTTCCGCTAAACCCACCCTTAGACGGACTCGGCAGCAGACGGAGCGGATCCCCCTGGAGAAGATCAGCAAGGAGGCTCTTTTGGAATGTGCTGAATGCTTGAGTAGTGCTCTTCAAGGCAACAACGAGCTTTCTTCCAGCAGCCAGGTTCTGGATGTGGGACACCAACTTTTGGACTACTGCTCGGGGTATGTCGATTGCATCCCACAGACGCGTAATAAGTTTGCCTTTCGTGAGGCAGTGGGTAAACTTGAGTTGAGTCTACAGGAGCTGCGTGCTTCCTCTGCGGGTGGGGGAGCGGGACTAGGGGCACCTGGGACCAGCCCGGCCCTCGACAACTTGCACACATGCATTAAAGAGATCAGTGATGTAGTGCAAAGGTAG
- the abl2 gene encoding tyrosine-protein kinase ABL2 isoform X4 codes for MYWELWISQLTRTGKHCMLVRNKEALHRPFGLDSTALTEAVRWSSKENLLGAAESDPNLFVALYDFVASGDNTLSITKGEKLRVLGYNQNGEWSEVRSKNGQGWVPSNYITPVNSLEKHSWYHGPVSRSAAEYLLSSLINGSFLVRESESSPGQLSISLRYEGRVYHYRINTASDGKVYVTAESRFSTLAELVHHHSTVADGLVTTLHYPAPKCNKPTVYGVSPIHDKWEMERTDITMKHKLGGGQYGEVYVGVWKKYNLTVAVKTLKEDTMEVEEFLKEAAVMKEVKHPNLVQLLGVCTLEPPFYIVTEYMPHGNLLDYLRECDREQVNAVVLLYMATQISSAMEYLEKKNFIHRDLAARNCLVGENHVVKVADFGLSRLMTGDTYTAHAGAKFPIKWTAPESLAYNTFSIKSDVWAFGVLLWEIATYGMSPYPGIDLSQVYDLLEKGYRMEQPEGCPPKVYELMRACWQWSPLDRPSFAEIHQAFETMFHDSSISEEVAEELCKTASSGQGGLAHTFGHDMPLLPSKSRGQKKHSENKENMEEAGPHGPAGLAASLFVGDGRSSSSPALPRKQRDKSPSSLLEDSQDTTFTRDRKAGFFSSFMKKKSMSSSSTSSSPQQQQNLPMPPKRSSSFREMETQPHKKYEPTAGFAGPPPLPQTDGLSFSPSHGEGNHVQSRCCGATFGQKPSCSNSGATSGQVGGSSSWGSLAGFFTPRLIKKTLGLRTGKPSGIDEGSGTKPFPRSNSTSSMSAGLPDLERMALTLPRNRSKPPLERTASTTSQPENGAARPSDAILRKLDEGTAQIRDRPKAKLLPRGVAGGVRAPGVGGEADSDSNTRGKDGQDDRQCWSSPSKTSTLGSVNLHNHKVPVLISPTLKHSSADGLVGVDSQGNRFKLLSDSGDRDRPRLVKPKCAPPPPPMLRSLQHAYSADAADEAVSGNMEVNGDGVKRSGREARGTRPSIPPPQVPPAPIVPTSNTTTQTKMANGASSGGPGPTSAKPTLRRTRQQTERIPLEKISKEALLECAECLSSALQGNNELSSSSQVLDVGHQLLDYCSGYVDCIPQTRNKFAFREAVGKLELSLQELRASSAGGGAGLGAPGTSPALDNLHTCIKEISDVVQR; via the exons GAGAGAAGCTGCGAGTGTTGGGGTACAATCAGAATGGAGAGTGGAGTGAAGTCCGTTCGAAGAACGGCCAGGGTTGGGTACCCAGTAACTACATCACCCCCGTGAACAGTCTGGAGAAGCACAGCTGGTATCACGGCCCTGTGTCCCGCAGCGCCGCGGAGTACCTGCTCAGCAGCCTGATCAACGGCAGCTTCCTGGTGAGGGAGAGCGAGAGCAGCCCTGGCCAGCTCTCCATCTCGCTTCGCTACGAGGGACGGGTCTATCACTACCGGATCAACACCGCCTCTGACGGAAAG GTCTACGTAACAGCTGAGAGTCGTTTTAGCACGTTAGCTGAGCTGGTTCATCATCATTCGACAGTGGCGGATGGTCTGGTAACGACACTACACTATCCCGCTCCAAAATGCAACAAGCCAACCGTCTACGGTGTCTCTCCCATCCACGACAAGTGGGAGATGGAGCGCACCGACATCACCATGAAGCACAAATTGGGTGGTGGCCAGTACGGAGAGGTGTACGTTGGAGTTTGGAAAAAGTACAACCTCACTGTAGCTGTAAAAACACTAAAG GAGGACACCATGGAAGTTGAGGAGTTTCTGAAGGAGGCTGCAGTCATGAAGGAGGTGAAGCATCCCAATCTAGTACAGTTACTGG GTGTGTGTACACTGGAGCCTCCATTCTACATAGTGACCGAGTACATGCCCCATGGGAACCTGCTGGACTACCTGCGTGAGTGTGACAGGGAGCAGGTGAACGCTGTGGTGCTGCTCTACATGGCCACTCAGATCTCCTCTGCCATGGAGTATCTGGAGAAGAAGAACTTCATCCACAG gGACTTGGCAGCTCGTAATTGTCTGGTTGGAGAGAATCACGTGGTCAAGGTGGCTGATTTCGGACTGAGCCGTCTGATGACAGGCGACACCTACACCGCTCATGCAGGTGCCAAATTCCCCATCAAATGGACAGCACCAGAGAGTCTGGCCTACAACACCTTCTCCATCAAATCagatgtttggg CATTTGGAGTTTTGCTTTGGGAGATTGCGACGTACGGCATGTCTCCGTACCCGGGTATCGACCTGTCTCAGGTGTACGACCTGCTGGAGAAGGGGTATCGTATGGAGCAGCCCGAGGGCTGTCCCCCTAAAGTTTACGAGCTCATGAGAGCCT GTTGGCAGTGGAGTCCACTGGATAGACCCTCATTTGCTGAGATTCACCAGGCCTTTGAAACCATGTTCCATGACTCAAGCATCTCAGAAG AGGTAGCCGAAGAACTGTGTAAAACCGCATCTAGTGGGCAAGGTGGGCTTGCACACACTTTCGGCCACGATATGCCACTCTTGCCATCAAAGTCTCGTGGTCAGAAGAAACACTCTGAGAACAAAGAGAATATGGAGGAGGCAGGACCCCATGGCCCTGCAG GTCTCGCAGCATCCCTTTTTGTTGGTGATGGACGCTCCAGCAGCTCTCCAGCCCTACCACGTAAACAGAGGGATAAGTCTCCCTCTAGCCTGTTGGAGGACTCCCAGGACACCACCTTCACCCGTGACCGCAAAGCTGGCTTCTTCAGTTCTTTCATGAAGAAGAAGTCCATGTCCTCGTCTTCTACTTCGTCCTCACCTCAGCAGCAGCAGAATCTCCCAATGCCACCCAAGAGGAGCAGCTCTTTCCGGGAGATGGAGACCCAGCCTCATAAAAAGTATGAGCCCACGGCTGGGTTTGCAGGCCCTCCTCCTTTGCCCCAAACTGATGGGTTGAGTTTCTCTCCATCTCATGGAGAGGGGAACCATGTGCAGTCCCGCTGTTGCGGGGCCACGTTTGGGCAGAAGCCCTCATGTTCAAACTCTGGAGCAACCTCTGGTCAAGTGGGAGGAAGCAGTAGTTGGGGAAGCCTAGCTGGCTTCTTCACTCCTCGCCTTATCAAAAAGACCCTGGGGTTGCGGACTGGTAAGCCTTCTGGGATAGACGAAGGGAGTGGAACCAAGCCGTTCCCTCGTTCCAATTCAACTTCCTCTATGTCTGCTGGGTTGCCAGACTTGGAGCGCATGGCATTGACATTACCAAGAAACCGTAGCAAACCCCCACTAGAGCGCACAGCTTCCACCACCTCGCAGCCGGAGAACGGGGCAGCACGACCTTCGGATGCAATCCTGAGGAAGCTTGACGAAGGTACGGCTCAGATACGGGATCGTCCCAAAGCCAAACTCTTGCCACGAGGGGTCGcaggtggagttagggcacCAGGCGTAGGGGGAGAGGCAGATTCGGATTCCAATACACGGGGAAAGGATGGCCAAGATGACAGGCAATGCTGGTCGTCTCCATCGAAAACCTCCACTCTTGGTTCAGTCAATCTGCACAACCACAAAGTTCCAGTTCTGATCTCGCCAACTCTAAAGCACAGCTCGGCCGACGGCCTAGTTGGCGTGGACTCTCAGGGCAACCGCTTCAAACTGCTGTCTGACAGTGGAGATCGTGACCGACCACGACTGGTGAAGCCAAAATGTGCACCACCTCCACCGCCCATGCTCCGTTCCCTCCAACATGCCTACAGTGCCGATGCAGCTGATGAAGCAGTCAGTGGGAACATGGAGGTCAATGGAGATGGCGTCAAAAGGTCAGGAAGAGAAGCCAGAGGGACGCGTCCATCAATACCACCACCACAAGTGCCTCCAGCTCCCATAGTCCCTACTAGCAACACCACCACCCAGACTAAGATGGCCAATGGTGCTTCCAGTGGTGGACCTGGCCCTACTTCCGCTAAACCCACCCTTAGACGGACTCGGCAGCAGACGGAGCGGATCCCCCTGGAGAAGATCAGCAAGGAGGCTCTTTTGGAATGTGCTGAATGCTTGAGTAGTGCTCTTCAAGGCAACAACGAGCTTTCTTCCAGCAGCCAGGTTCTGGATGTGGGACACCAACTTTTGGACTACTGCTCGGGGTATGTCGATTGCATCCCACAGACGCGTAATAAGTTTGCCTTTCGTGAGGCAGTGGGTAAACTTGAGTTGAGTCTACAGGAGCTGCGTGCTTCCTCTGCGGGTGGGGGAGCGGGACTAGGGGCACCTGGGACCAGCCCGGCCCTCGACAACTTGCACACATGCATTAAAGAGATCAGTGATGTAGTGCAAAGGTAG
- the abl2 gene encoding tyrosine-protein kinase ABL2 isoform X2 has product MPIHTAHTALPQLSHSEAPAHKDTHRNRTCAEEHTLDKHMRPHDVPCAEALHRPFGLDSTALTEAVRWSSKENLLGAAESDPNLFVALYDFVASGDNTLSITKGEKLRVLGYNQNGEWSEVRSKNGQGWVPSNYITPVNSLEKHSWYHGPVSRSAAEYLLSSLINGSFLVRESESSPGQLSISLRYEGRVYHYRINTASDGKVYVTAESRFSTLAELVHHHSTVADGLVTTLHYPAPKCNKPTVYGVSPIHDKWEMERTDITMKHKLGGGQYGEVYVGVWKKYNLTVAVKTLKEDTMEVEEFLKEAAVMKEVKHPNLVQLLGVCTLEPPFYIVTEYMPHGNLLDYLRECDREQVNAVVLLYMATQISSAMEYLEKKNFIHRDLAARNCLVGENHVVKVADFGLSRLMTGDTYTAHAGAKFPIKWTAPESLAYNTFSIKSDVWAFGVLLWEIATYGMSPYPGIDLSQVYDLLEKGYRMEQPEGCPPKVYELMRACWQWSPLDRPSFAEIHQAFETMFHDSSISEEVAEELCKTASSGQGGLAHTFGHDMPLLPSKSRGQKKHSENKENMEEAGPHGPAGLAASLFVGDGRSSSSPALPRKQRDKSPSSLLEDSQDTTFTRDRKAGFFSSFMKKKSMSSSSTSSSPQQQQNLPMPPKRSSSFREMETQPHKKYEPTAGFAGPPPLPQTDGLSFSPSHGEGNHVQSRCCGATFGQKPSCSNSGATSGQVGGSSSWGSLAGFFTPRLIKKTLGLRTGKPSGIDEGSGTKPFPRSNSTSSMSAGLPDLERMALTLPRNRSKPPLERTASTTSQPENGAARPSDAILRKLDEGTAQIRDRPKAKLLPRGVAGGVRAPGVGGEADSDSNTRGKDGQDDRQCWSSPSKTSTLGSVNLHNHKVPVLISPTLKHSSADGLVGVDSQGNRFKLLSDSGDRDRPRLVKPKCAPPPPPMLRSLQHAYSADAADEAVSGNMEVNGDGVKRSGREARGTRPSIPPPQVPPAPIVPTSNTTTQTKMANGASSGGPGPTSAKPTLRRTRQQTERIPLEKISKEALLECAECLSSALQGNNELSSSSQVLDVGHQLLDYCSGYVDCIPQTRNKFAFREAVGKLELSLQELRASSAGGGAGLGAPGTSPALDNLHTCIKEISDVVQR; this is encoded by the exons GAGAGAAGCTGCGAGTGTTGGGGTACAATCAGAATGGAGAGTGGAGTGAAGTCCGTTCGAAGAACGGCCAGGGTTGGGTACCCAGTAACTACATCACCCCCGTGAACAGTCTGGAGAAGCACAGCTGGTATCACGGCCCTGTGTCCCGCAGCGCCGCGGAGTACCTGCTCAGCAGCCTGATCAACGGCAGCTTCCTGGTGAGGGAGAGCGAGAGCAGCCCTGGCCAGCTCTCCATCTCGCTTCGCTACGAGGGACGGGTCTATCACTACCGGATCAACACCGCCTCTGACGGAAAG GTCTACGTAACAGCTGAGAGTCGTTTTAGCACGTTAGCTGAGCTGGTTCATCATCATTCGACAGTGGCGGATGGTCTGGTAACGACACTACACTATCCCGCTCCAAAATGCAACAAGCCAACCGTCTACGGTGTCTCTCCCATCCACGACAAGTGGGAGATGGAGCGCACCGACATCACCATGAAGCACAAATTGGGTGGTGGCCAGTACGGAGAGGTGTACGTTGGAGTTTGGAAAAAGTACAACCTCACTGTAGCTGTAAAAACACTAAAG GAGGACACCATGGAAGTTGAGGAGTTTCTGAAGGAGGCTGCAGTCATGAAGGAGGTGAAGCATCCCAATCTAGTACAGTTACTGG GTGTGTGTACACTGGAGCCTCCATTCTACATAGTGACCGAGTACATGCCCCATGGGAACCTGCTGGACTACCTGCGTGAGTGTGACAGGGAGCAGGTGAACGCTGTGGTGCTGCTCTACATGGCCACTCAGATCTCCTCTGCCATGGAGTATCTGGAGAAGAAGAACTTCATCCACAG gGACTTGGCAGCTCGTAATTGTCTGGTTGGAGAGAATCACGTGGTCAAGGTGGCTGATTTCGGACTGAGCCGTCTGATGACAGGCGACACCTACACCGCTCATGCAGGTGCCAAATTCCCCATCAAATGGACAGCACCAGAGAGTCTGGCCTACAACACCTTCTCCATCAAATCagatgtttggg CATTTGGAGTTTTGCTTTGGGAGATTGCGACGTACGGCATGTCTCCGTACCCGGGTATCGACCTGTCTCAGGTGTACGACCTGCTGGAGAAGGGGTATCGTATGGAGCAGCCCGAGGGCTGTCCCCCTAAAGTTTACGAGCTCATGAGAGCCT GTTGGCAGTGGAGTCCACTGGATAGACCCTCATTTGCTGAGATTCACCAGGCCTTTGAAACCATGTTCCATGACTCAAGCATCTCAGAAG AGGTAGCCGAAGAACTGTGTAAAACCGCATCTAGTGGGCAAGGTGGGCTTGCACACACTTTCGGCCACGATATGCCACTCTTGCCATCAAAGTCTCGTGGTCAGAAGAAACACTCTGAGAACAAAGAGAATATGGAGGAGGCAGGACCCCATGGCCCTGCAG GTCTCGCAGCATCCCTTTTTGTTGGTGATGGACGCTCCAGCAGCTCTCCAGCCCTACCACGTAAACAGAGGGATAAGTCTCCCTCTAGCCTGTTGGAGGACTCCCAGGACACCACCTTCACCCGTGACCGCAAAGCTGGCTTCTTCAGTTCTTTCATGAAGAAGAAGTCCATGTCCTCGTCTTCTACTTCGTCCTCACCTCAGCAGCAGCAGAATCTCCCAATGCCACCCAAGAGGAGCAGCTCTTTCCGGGAGATGGAGACCCAGCCTCATAAAAAGTATGAGCCCACGGCTGGGTTTGCAGGCCCTCCTCCTTTGCCCCAAACTGATGGGTTGAGTTTCTCTCCATCTCATGGAGAGGGGAACCATGTGCAGTCCCGCTGTTGCGGGGCCACGTTTGGGCAGAAGCCCTCATGTTCAAACTCTGGAGCAACCTCTGGTCAAGTGGGAGGAAGCAGTAGTTGGGGAAGCCTAGCTGGCTTCTTCACTCCTCGCCTTATCAAAAAGACCCTGGGGTTGCGGACTGGTAAGCCTTCTGGGATAGACGAAGGGAGTGGAACCAAGCCGTTCCCTCGTTCCAATTCAACTTCCTCTATGTCTGCTGGGTTGCCAGACTTGGAGCGCATGGCATTGACATTACCAAGAAACCGTAGCAAACCCCCACTAGAGCGCACAGCTTCCACCACCTCGCAGCCGGAGAACGGGGCAGCACGACCTTCGGATGCAATCCTGAGGAAGCTTGACGAAGGTACGGCTCAGATACGGGATCGTCCCAAAGCCAAACTCTTGCCACGAGGGGTCGcaggtggagttagggcacCAGGCGTAGGGGGAGAGGCAGATTCGGATTCCAATACACGGGGAAAGGATGGCCAAGATGACAGGCAATGCTGGTCGTCTCCATCGAAAACCTCCACTCTTGGTTCAGTCAATCTGCACAACCACAAAGTTCCAGTTCTGATCTCGCCAACTCTAAAGCACAGCTCGGCCGACGGCCTAGTTGGCGTGGACTCTCAGGGCAACCGCTTCAAACTGCTGTCTGACAGTGGAGATCGTGACCGACCACGACTGGTGAAGCCAAAATGTGCACCACCTCCACCGCCCATGCTCCGTTCCCTCCAACATGCCTACAGTGCCGATGCAGCTGATGAAGCAGTCAGTGGGAACATGGAGGTCAATGGAGATGGCGTCAAAAGGTCAGGAAGAGAAGCCAGAGGGACGCGTCCATCAATACCACCACCACAAGTGCCTCCAGCTCCCATAGTCCCTACTAGCAACACCACCACCCAGACTAAGATGGCCAATGGTGCTTCCAGTGGTGGACCTGGCCCTACTTCCGCTAAACCCACCCTTAGACGGACTCGGCAGCAGACGGAGCGGATCCCCCTGGAGAAGATCAGCAAGGAGGCTCTTTTGGAATGTGCTGAATGCTTGAGTAGTGCTCTTCAAGGCAACAACGAGCTTTCTTCCAGCAGCCAGGTTCTGGATGTGGGACACCAACTTTTGGACTACTGCTCGGGGTATGTCGATTGCATCCCACAGACGCGTAATAAGTTTGCCTTTCGTGAGGCAGTGGGTAAACTTGAGTTGAGTCTACAGGAGCTGCGTGCTTCCTCTGCGGGTGGGGGAGCGGGACTAGGGGCACCTGGGACCAGCCCGGCCCTCGACAACTTGCACACATGCATTAAAGAGATCAGTGATGTAGTGCAAAGGTAG